One segment of Anaeromusa acidaminophila DSM 3853 DNA contains the following:
- a CDS encoding class I SAM-dependent methyltransferase: MNESNNYWNQLYESRNNQKPVYDLWLDKYAAILSTSNSIPIIDLGCGSGNNTLYLQERNYKVISCDFSKEALKKLDFFIDKPDTRLFDMKEGLPFEDQSAKIVIADLSLHYFRWLETVAIVAEIQRVLMKDGFLLLRVNSVKDTNYGAGQGTLVEENYYCKQGRFKRFFNKAQLDDLFQNWEFHYSSEYEMARYENTKVLWELALKKHL, from the coding sequence ATGAACGAGAGTAACAACTATTGGAATCAATTATATGAATCCCGAAATAATCAAAAACCAGTTTATGATTTATGGCTGGACAAATATGCAGCCATTTTATCGACCTCGAACTCTATTCCTATTATTGATTTGGGATGCGGATCTGGAAATAATACATTGTACTTGCAGGAAAGAAACTACAAAGTAATTTCATGCGATTTTTCAAAGGAAGCATTAAAAAAGCTAGATTTTTTTATAGACAAACCTGACACAAGACTGTTTGACATGAAGGAAGGCTTACCTTTTGAAGATCAAAGCGCCAAAATAGTTATTGCCGATCTTTCACTGCATTATTTTCGTTGGCTCGAAACCGTAGCCATTGTTGCTGAGATTCAGCGGGTTCTTATGAAAGATGGTTTTTTACTACTGCGAGTTAACTCAGTAAAAGACACGAACTATGGAGCCGGTCAGGGAACTCTTGTCGAAGAAAATTATTATTGTAAGCAAGGCCGGTTCAAGCGATTCTTCAACAAAGCACAATTAGACGACCTTTTTCAAAACTGGGAATTTCACTATAGTAGTGAATATGAAATGGCCCGGTATGAAAACACGAAAGTTCTTTGGGAATTGGCCTTGAAAAAGCACCTTTGA
- a CDS encoding class I SAM-dependent methyltransferase has translation MDALTVIFTLFAVLCAIWIVWKLVSRRKSLPCPSWLYRMVEMENPLAKNSQSKTILAGLGVAEGMTVLDAGCGPGRVTLPLGKEVGPSGKVIAVDLQQGMLDVVQRKAQQENLVMVEFVKLPLGEGKLPPYQADRAVMAAVLGEITQQAAALQEIFAALKPRGILAIAETIFDPHYQRKSHVLDLAQAAGFEEVAFNGNCLAYTVYLQKL, from the coding sequence ATGGACGCCTTGACGGTCATTTTTACCCTTTTTGCGGTGCTGTGCGCCATCTGGATCGTTTGGAAGCTTGTTTCCCGGCGAAAAAGCCTTCCTTGTCCGTCTTGGCTGTACCGCATGGTGGAGATGGAAAATCCTTTAGCGAAAAACAGCCAATCCAAGACTATTCTCGCCGGCTTGGGCGTTGCCGAAGGCATGACTGTTTTGGATGCCGGCTGCGGTCCGGGGCGGGTCACACTTCCTTTAGGCAAAGAAGTCGGCCCAAGCGGCAAGGTGATCGCTGTTGATTTGCAGCAGGGTATGCTGGATGTGGTACAGCGCAAAGCGCAACAGGAAAATCTAGTCATGGTTGAGTTCGTGAAGCTTCCCTTGGGCGAAGGAAAGCTGCCGCCGTATCAGGCGGACCGGGCGGTGATGGCGGCGGTGTTGGGAGAAATTACCCAGCAGGCAGCGGCTTTGCAGGAGATATTCGCAGCTTTAAAGCCGAGGGGCATCCTGGCGATTGCTGAAACAATCTTTGATCCCCATTACCAGCGTAAGTCGCATGTGCTGGATTTGGCCCAGGCTGCTGGCTTTGAGGAAGTCGCTTTCAATGGAAATTGTCTGGCCTATACGGTATATTTGCAAAAGCTATAG
- a CDS encoding pirin family protein gives MIQTRKVKKIITGEQTVDGAGVRLVRVIGRKDTQEFDPFLMLDAFDSRNPLDYIKGFPWHPHRGIETITYLIQGDIEHGDSLGNTGSILDGECQWMTAGSGIIHQEMPKASERMLGVQLWLNLPAADKMTAPMYHGITQGEMLVVDEEKARVRVIAGTYKETAGARAGDFVKPLLLDVELNAGSEWMLQTDPDASLFIYIFQGEGAVGVVEETAIAAKQAVLFSEGALLQVKAAESGLRFLLAAGRPLQEPIAWGGPIVMNTQEELDLAFRELKENTFIK, from the coding sequence ATGATTCAGACGAGAAAGGTAAAGAAAATCATTACAGGAGAGCAGACGGTTGACGGCGCCGGTGTGCGCTTGGTGCGTGTCATTGGTCGGAAGGACACGCAAGAATTTGATCCCTTCTTGATGCTGGACGCCTTTGATTCTCGTAATCCTCTTGATTATATTAAGGGCTTCCCCTGGCATCCGCACCGCGGCATTGAAACGATAACCTACTTAATCCAAGGGGATATTGAACATGGCGACAGCCTGGGAAACACAGGCAGTATTTTAGATGGCGAGTGTCAATGGATGACGGCGGGTTCCGGCATCATCCACCAGGAAATGCCTAAAGCCAGTGAGCGCATGTTAGGCGTTCAGTTGTGGTTAAATCTGCCTGCTGCTGATAAAATGACGGCTCCGATGTACCACGGTATCACTCAAGGAGAGATGCTTGTAGTGGATGAAGAAAAGGCCCGGGTTCGGGTGATTGCAGGCACGTACAAAGAAACAGCAGGTGCTAGAGCAGGAGATTTCGTGAAACCCTTGCTTTTGGATGTAGAGTTGAACGCTGGGTCGGAGTGGATGCTGCAGACAGATCCGGACGCCTCTTTGTTTATCTATATTTTTCAAGGTGAGGGTGCAGTCGGAGTAGTGGAAGAAACAGCGATTGCGGCAAAGCAAGCGGTTTTGTTTTCCGAAGGTGCTTTGTTGCAGGTGAAAGCGGCGGAGTCTGGTTTGCGGTTTTTGCTGGCAGCTGGGCGGCCATTGCAAGAACCCATCGCCTGGGGCGGCCCCATTGTGATGAATACACAAGAAGAACTGGATCTGGCTTTCCGTGAGTTGAAGGAGAATACGTTTATTAAGTGA
- a CDS encoding RluA family pseudouridine synthase: MKKFTSYQVAEEHAGLTLESYLKQVLQYSGRRLQKLTRQKGVLLNGKAVFLQKKVKVGDSLRVLLTEDVSYGVQPEEGCVEILYEDEYVLVLNKPAGLLVHPAGRTMSGTLANYLAYELQRREVLCAIRPLHRLDRDTSGCVIFAKDAHSQFLLEQQMKEKRLQRIYWALVNGEVSPAEGTIDAPLGAHPNRPNRRAVREDGEKAVTHYRTLENYAAATLLELTLETGRTHQIRLHASHLGHPLIGDGMYGRRTSWMPRQALHAACVRFGHLKELREVTVQAPLPEDFEAALAHCRHVRRETEGVGPWTP, encoded by the coding sequence GTGAAAAAATTTACTTCCTACCAAGTAGCGGAAGAACATGCAGGGTTGACGCTGGAGTCCTATTTGAAACAAGTTTTGCAGTACTCCGGGCGACGGCTCCAGAAGCTGACGAGGCAAAAGGGAGTTTTGTTGAACGGCAAGGCTGTATTTTTGCAGAAAAAAGTAAAAGTTGGCGATAGTCTGCGGGTGTTGCTGACGGAAGATGTTTCGTACGGCGTGCAGCCGGAAGAAGGCTGCGTGGAGATTCTTTATGAAGATGAGTATGTGCTTGTGCTGAATAAGCCTGCCGGGCTACTGGTGCATCCGGCTGGGCGGACGATGAGCGGCACCTTGGCGAACTATCTGGCGTATGAACTGCAGCGGCGGGAGGTGCTCTGCGCCATTCGGCCGTTGCACCGCCTTGATCGGGACACTTCCGGGTGCGTCATCTTTGCCAAAGATGCTCACAGCCAGTTCCTGCTGGAGCAGCAAATGAAAGAGAAACGGCTGCAGCGAATCTACTGGGCCCTGGTAAACGGCGAGGTATCGCCGGCGGAGGGAACTATTGATGCGCCGCTCGGCGCGCATCCTAATCGTCCGAATCGCCGGGCGGTGCGTGAGGACGGCGAGAAGGCGGTTACGCATTATCGCACGCTGGAAAACTATGCGGCGGCCACGCTGTTGGAGCTGACGCTGGAAACCGGGCGAACTCACCAGATTCGACTGCATGCCTCGCATCTGGGTCATCCCCTTATTGGCGACGGCATGTATGGAAGGCGGACGTCCTGGATGCCCCGGCAGGCGCTGCATGCGGCCTGCGTGCGTTTTGGGCATCTTAAGGAGCTGCGTGAAGTTACGGTGCAGGCGCCGTTGCCGGAAGATTTTGAGGCAGCCCTTGCGCATTGCCGCCATGTGCGGCGTGAAACGGAAGGGGTGGGGCCATGGACGCCTTGA
- a CDS encoding ECF transporter S component, with product MEQHSLKQTKYLVYAALGIALVFACTVFVNVRLPIAANGGLIHLGNVPLFIIAILYGRWLGALAGGLGMALFDVVGGWFLWAPFTLVIVGLMGYTVGAICEKNQSFMAYVLALLAACTIKIVGYYGAEGIIYGNWIAPLVSVPGNLVQIGLAAGIVLPVVQRLKKHAVALSWAGSRR from the coding sequence ATGGAACAGCATTCTTTAAAACAAACCAAGTATTTGGTGTATGCGGCATTAGGCATTGCGCTTGTCTTTGCGTGCACCGTGTTTGTTAATGTGAGGCTGCCCATTGCAGCCAATGGCGGCTTGATCCACTTGGGAAATGTGCCGCTCTTTATCATTGCGATCCTCTATGGCCGCTGGCTGGGGGCTTTGGCGGGCGGTCTGGGAATGGCTTTGTTTGACGTAGTTGGCGGCTGGTTTTTATGGGCGCCCTTTACGTTGGTTATTGTAGGCCTTATGGGATATACCGTCGGTGCTATTTGCGAAAAAAACCAGTCCTTTATGGCCTATGTGCTGGCGCTGCTTGCGGCTTGCACCATTAAGATCGTCGGCTATTACGGTGCAGAGGGAATTATTTACGGCAACTGGATTGCGCCGCTGGTTTCGGTGCCCGGCAATTTGGTGCAAATTGGCCTGGCTGCAGGGATTGTGCTGCCTGTGGTGCAGAGATTGAAAAAACATGCAGTGGCTCTTTCGTGGGCGGGAAGCCGTCGGTAA
- a CDS encoding nitroreductase family protein, whose product MNTYEAIQKRRSIRRYEARLVEKETIERLLRAAMQAPSAANQRPWEFIVVENKDTLAKLAKAHPYASPMQEAPLGIIVLANEAGLKFPQYWQQDLAAATQNLLLAAVENGLGAVWMGVAPEEDRMKYITELFQLPTGVTPFAMLALGYSAENQFVDRFEANRIRYESYKN is encoded by the coding sequence ATGAATACCTATGAAGCGATTCAAAAACGCCGGAGCATTCGTCGTTATGAAGCTAGATTGGTGGAAAAAGAAACGATAGAGCGGTTGCTGAGGGCGGCGATGCAGGCTCCGTCAGCAGCGAATCAGCGGCCATGGGAGTTTATTGTAGTGGAAAACAAAGATACTCTGGCTAAATTGGCGAAGGCTCATCCGTATGCATCGCCCATGCAAGAAGCGCCGTTAGGCATTATTGTCTTGGCAAACGAAGCCGGGTTGAAATTTCCGCAGTATTGGCAGCAGGATTTGGCGGCGGCCACGCAAAATCTATTGTTAGCCGCCGTCGAAAATGGCCTGGGAGCGGTATGGATGGGAGTTGCGCCGGAAGAAGACCGGATGAAATACATTACCGAATTGTTTCAACTGCCTACGGGAGTTACGCCCTTTGCTATGCTGGCGCTGGGGTATTCGGCGGAAAATCAGTTTGTAGACCGTTTCGAAGCAAACCGCATTCGCTATGAAAGCTATAAAAACTGA
- a CDS encoding YjiG family protein, translated as MSANEQSPQIKPNILDLFVEGARRGFTIGTTSLLPNVVMAFVIIRILDVTGLLKIIGISFAPIMALWGLPGEAATVIITSIMSMGGGIGVAASLYNNGILDPVQVTILVPGIYLMGNPVQNVGRCLGISAVNTRHYAAIIGICIINALLSIWAMRLIVLFL; from the coding sequence ATGTCTGCAAACGAACAAAGCCCACAAATAAAACCCAACATTTTGGATCTTTTTGTCGAAGGTGCTCGGCGTGGTTTTACTATTGGCACTACTAGCTTACTACCAAACGTTGTCATGGCCTTTGTCATTATTCGTATTCTCGATGTTACTGGTTTGCTCAAGATTATCGGGATTTCTTTTGCGCCTATTATGGCGTTGTGGGGTCTGCCAGGCGAAGCCGCTACTGTCATTATTACATCCATTATGAGCATGGGCGGGGGCATAGGCGTTGCTGCCAGCCTTTATAACAATGGTATTTTGGATCCGGTCCAAGTAACCATTTTGGTTCCCGGCATTTATTTGATGGGAAATCCGGTACAGAACGTTGGACGCTGTTTAGGTATTTCCGCAGTCAATACTCGTCATTATGCTGCGATTATCGGCATTTGTATTATTAATGCTCTTCTTTCGATCTGGGCTATGCGCTTGATCGTGCTTTTTTTATAA
- a CDS encoding PLP-dependent aminotransferase family protein produces the protein MSKLILLDHESKEPLYMQLYRYFRTEIEQNNLKENQKIPSIRFLADSLSVSKITVEKAYQQLLCEGYITSGNRTRYAVNRFVENAWPSPAPQNAIPKEQSSQELTFKYDLASGEMDADGFDFSLWKRYINKAFLDPSRLMRYGDLQGEIELRKEIVNYIRSRGVNCHYGQVIVGPGVQSLLNILASMLKPEHDGIAFEEPGFKMGRRTWEDRGFQIIPVRLKKEGIDTDELARSGARLVYVTPSHQFPTGYIMPIGERTQLLNWARQTGSTVIEDDYDSEFRYFGRPLPALKGLDTEGSVIYMGSFSKVIPPSIRISYMVLPEQLLKSYRERASLYNQTTSALEQLALARYMADGHLERQIRRLRKLYNEKHALFLESIRTILGQQVAINETESGLHLVLTVKSSLTPKELYARALAKGCRIALLQDYYLGEAPTSPSQVILYFSKIPAEEMKTAIQLLKEAWFE, from the coding sequence ATGTCTAAACTGATACTGCTTGACCACGAAAGCAAAGAGCCTCTTTACATGCAGCTTTATCGCTATTTCCGCACGGAAATCGAGCAAAACAATTTAAAGGAAAATCAAAAAATCCCTTCCATCCGCTTTTTGGCGGATAGTTTATCGGTCAGCAAAATCACCGTAGAAAAAGCCTACCAGCAATTGCTCTGCGAAGGATATATCACCAGCGGCAATCGTACGCGTTATGCAGTCAACCGCTTTGTAGAAAACGCTTGGCCTTCTCCTGCGCCGCAAAATGCCATTCCCAAAGAACAATCCTCGCAGGAATTGACGTTTAAATACGATCTGGCCAGTGGTGAAATGGATGCGGACGGCTTTGATTTCTCTCTTTGGAAGAGGTATATCAATAAAGCCTTCTTAGATCCAAGCCGTCTCATGCGCTACGGCGACCTCCAAGGCGAAATAGAGCTGCGCAAGGAGATTGTCAACTACATCCGTTCACGAGGTGTTAATTGCCATTACGGCCAAGTCATTGTCGGGCCTGGCGTACAAAGCCTGTTGAATATTTTGGCCAGCATGCTGAAACCAGAGCATGACGGCATTGCCTTTGAAGAACCAGGCTTTAAAATGGGTCGCCGCACCTGGGAAGACCGGGGCTTTCAAATTATCCCGGTGCGCCTAAAAAAAGAAGGCATCGATACGGACGAGCTGGCTCGCAGCGGCGCTCGCCTTGTGTATGTGACGCCTTCGCATCAGTTCCCGACCGGTTATATTATGCCGATCGGCGAACGGACGCAGCTTTTAAACTGGGCCCGACAAACAGGCTCTACGGTTATTGAAGACGATTATGACAGTGAGTTTCGCTATTTCGGCCGTCCCCTCCCCGCCTTAAAAGGGTTGGATACGGAAGGCTCCGTCATTTATATGGGCTCCTTTTCCAAGGTCATTCCCCCGTCCATCCGTATTAGCTATATGGTGCTGCCGGAACAGTTGCTGAAAAGCTACCGGGAACGCGCTTCCTTGTACAACCAAACAACATCCGCCCTAGAGCAGTTGGCTCTAGCCCGTTATATGGCCGATGGCCACCTGGAACGGCAAATCCGCCGCCTCCGCAAACTCTACAATGAAAAGCACGCTCTCTTTCTGGAAAGCATCCGGACCATCTTAGGCCAGCAGGTAGCTATTAACGAAACCGAGTCCGGCCTCCATCTCGTTTTAACGGTAAAATCCTCGTTGACGCCAAAAGAATTATACGCACGGGCATTAGCGAAAGGCTGCCGCATCGCGCTTTTGCAGGATTACTATCTGGGAGAAGCTCCAACCTCTCCATCCCAAGTCATCCTTTATTTTTCTAAAATCCCGGCGGAAGAAATGAAAACAGCCATTCAGCTGTTAAAAGAAGCTTGGTTTGAGTAA
- the iadA gene encoding beta-aspartyl-peptidase, producing the protein MFAMKNPFFSLLRGAKVFAPEPLGVQDILIAGKTIAAIGKNLSVPVGYDCQEIQLDGKCLFPGFIDSHVHLIGGGGEGGYATRTPEVLLSSITTSGVTTVVGCLGTDGTTRHVASLLAKARGLEAEGISTYIYTGAYELPTPTITGSVRSDIVIIDKIIGAGEIAMSDHRSAQPSIREYQKLAAEARVGGMLSGKAGIVDMHLGDGSDKLDALFAVTQNGEIPKGQFLPTHLNRNEALFSESLRWGLAGGIIDITSGVSPAAGSSKAVKPSTAVRRALEVGVPLAQLTMSSDGNGSMPIFDEKGNTVGVGVANQKSLLAEVADMVNVEGIAVEKAIQVVTSNVARVLKLANKGCVSSGLDADFTVVDTNFVLQDVWAQGCQMVQNGKPLVWGTFETARF; encoded by the coding sequence ATGTTTGCTATGAAAAACCCATTCTTTTCGTTGTTGCGCGGAGCCAAAGTTTTTGCGCCAGAGCCTTTGGGTGTTCAGGATATCCTTATTGCGGGGAAAACAATAGCGGCCATTGGGAAAAATCTCTCAGTGCCTGTGGGTTATGATTGCCAAGAAATACAGCTAGATGGTAAATGCTTATTTCCTGGTTTTATTGACAGCCATGTACATTTGATTGGCGGTGGCGGCGAAGGGGGCTATGCTACCCGGACACCGGAAGTTCTGCTATCTAGTATAACCACCTCGGGTGTAACAACGGTAGTAGGCTGTCTGGGAACGGACGGCACCACTCGGCACGTGGCAAGCCTTTTAGCCAAAGCGCGCGGTCTTGAGGCCGAAGGAATAAGCACATATATTTATACCGGCGCATACGAACTGCCCACTCCAACCATTACCGGCAGTGTGCGCAGTGATATTGTTATTATTGATAAAATTATTGGCGCTGGCGAAATCGCCATGTCGGATCATCGCTCAGCGCAGCCGTCGATTCGAGAGTATCAGAAATTGGCTGCCGAGGCGCGTGTTGGCGGCATGCTTAGCGGTAAAGCGGGTATTGTTGATATGCATCTTGGTGACGGCAGTGATAAATTGGATGCGTTATTCGCTGTTACGCAAAACGGTGAAATTCCCAAGGGGCAGTTTTTGCCAACCCATTTAAATCGCAATGAAGCGCTGTTCTCGGAAAGTCTGCGCTGGGGATTGGCTGGAGGCATTATTGATATTACTTCCGGCGTCAGTCCTGCTGCGGGTTCTTCTAAAGCCGTCAAACCAAGCACTGCTGTTCGCAGGGCTTTGGAAGTCGGGGTGCCGCTTGCGCAACTGACAATGAGCTCTGACGGAAATGGCAGTATGCCAATTTTTGACGAGAAGGGAAATACCGTTGGTGTTGGCGTAGCCAACCAAAAAAGTTTGCTTGCGGAAGTGGCGGATATGGTTAATGTCGAGGGTATTGCTGTTGAAAAGGCGATCCAGGTTGTTACCAGCAATGTTGCGCGAGTCTTAAAGCTAGCCAACAAGGGCTGCGTTTCTTCCGGATTAGACGCTGATTTCACGGTAGTCGATACCAATTTTGTTTTGCAGGACGTTTGGGCTCAAGGCTGCCAGATGGTGCAAAATGGAAAGCCTCTTGTATGGGGAACCTTTGAAACTGCTCGCTTTTAA
- the pdxK gene encoding pyridoxine/pyridoxal/pyridoxamine kinase, which yields MKAPAKALTIAGSDTSGGAGLQADIKTFQEYGVYGMTAITVLVAQDPKNNWAHDVYPLSLETLEAQIDTVLGGIGVDAMKTGMLGTVEIISLVARKLDEYAVKNVVIDPVMICKGTDEVLHPEAAVAISQMLAPKATVITPNVFEASQLSGVRIQSVETMKEAAIKIHALGPQYVLIKGGSKLGTDNAIDILYDGKDFTVFETPKINTTYTHGAGCTYAASITAGLAQGLAVPEAVGKAKNFVTQAIQHGFPINSYVGPTYHAAHRLAEA from the coding sequence ATGAAAGCACCAGCGAAAGCACTTACGATAGCCGGTTCCGATACAAGCGGCGGCGCCGGATTGCAGGCGGATATCAAAACCTTTCAGGAGTATGGCGTGTATGGTATGACCGCCATTACGGTTCTTGTGGCCCAAGATCCTAAAAACAATTGGGCTCATGATGTGTATCCCTTGTCGTTGGAGACATTGGAAGCGCAGATTGATACGGTTCTTGGCGGTATTGGCGTAGACGCCATGAAGACCGGCATGCTGGGAACGGTTGAAATTATTTCCTTGGTAGCTCGTAAGTTGGATGAGTATGCGGTGAAAAATGTTGTCATTGACCCGGTGATGATTTGCAAAGGAACCGATGAAGTGCTGCATCCGGAAGCAGCTGTAGCCATTAGCCAGATGCTGGCCCCGAAGGCTACGGTGATTACGCCGAATGTATTTGAAGCCAGTCAATTGAGCGGCGTGCGTATTCAGTCTGTGGAGACGATGAAGGAAGCAGCCATTAAAATTCATGCGTTGGGCCCCCAATATGTTTTGATTAAAGGCGGCTCCAAGCTGGGCACTGACAATGCCATTGATATTTTGTACGACGGCAAGGACTTTACCGTCTTTGAAACACCGAAGATCAATACCACCTATACTCATGGCGCAGGCTGCACCTATGCTGCTTCGATTACGGCCGGCTTGGCTCAAGGGTTAGCGGTGCCGGAAGCGGTAGGCAAAGCTAAAAATTTCGTCACCCAAGCCATCCAACATGGTTTTCCCATCAATTCATATGTGGGACCGACCTATCATGCAGCACATCGCTTGGCGGAGGCCTAA
- a CDS encoding polysaccharide deacetylase family protein has translation MRKGIVVLLLLLLTASSAWANGKAPQERAYFPPVLMYHDIKVKPINGFDVSVDDFQAQLAWLEQEGYQSLSMDEFLQYVDAKRPFPEKAVLITFDDGYEGVYQYAAPALAKHKMKATFFIFKKGLNSALTGYPYLTDKQLQELAANPLFSIQSHTMTHADLSAISKQELQYELKASKQFIESVTNKPCRTIAFPFGHYNSEVLQTAKEAGYDVAFSVSDLGLLGQEAKYSIPRIYMGVSLGQNKMELFKKYLHTYKTMPPEAFKERFGDLPQ, from the coding sequence TTGCGTAAAGGTATAGTTGTTTTATTGTTGCTGTTACTGACAGCGTCAAGCGCTTGGGCTAATGGAAAGGCGCCTCAAGAACGAGCTTATTTTCCACCAGTACTTATGTATCATGATATTAAAGTGAAGCCCATTAATGGCTTTGATGTTTCGGTGGACGATTTTCAGGCGCAGTTGGCTTGGCTGGAGCAAGAAGGCTATCAGAGTTTAAGCATGGATGAATTTTTGCAGTATGTTGACGCGAAGCGTCCGTTTCCTGAAAAAGCGGTGCTGATCACTTTTGATGACGGCTATGAGGGCGTTTATCAGTATGCGGCGCCGGCTTTGGCGAAACATAAGATGAAAGCGACGTTCTTTATTTTTAAAAAAGGCCTTAATTCTGCGTTAACAGGCTACCCGTATTTAACGGACAAACAACTGCAGGAACTGGCCGCTAATCCGTTGTTTTCCATTCAATCGCACACGATGACCCATGCCGATCTCAGTGCGATCTCTAAACAAGAGCTGCAGTACGAGCTGAAGGCTTCGAAGCAATTTATCGAAAGCGTTACCAATAAACCTTGTCGTACCATTGCTTTTCCGTTTGGCCATTATAACAGCGAGGTCCTGCAAACCGCTAAAGAAGCTGGTTATGACGTAGCTTTTTCCGTGTCCGACTTGGGGCTGCTTGGCCAAGAAGCCAAGTATAGCATCCCGCGCATTTACATGGGCGTATCCCTGGGGCAAAATAAGATGGAACTGTTCAAAAAGTATTTGCATACCTATAAAACGATGCCGCCGGAGGCTTTTAAAGAACGATTTGGAGATTTGCCGCAGTGA
- a CDS encoding MFS transporter: MSNISAEPKTRESAKSLWAGSLAHFIHDGCSDMLYLFFPLWQAQFALSFAEIGILKTLFSGTMASLQVPASSLAPRLGAEKLLAWGTLLLGAAMLFLGNVDTIYFVGFLLVLGGLGSSTQHPMSSALISDAYEQIDLRRKALSTFNVAGDLGKLALPATGAFIVSQSNWMSAAQAAGVATLCIAGWLFFYFPHQNPSLSKISSAPSEQPTAAIGGWLNYKPFWSLSSIGVIDSATRMGFLTFFPFLLQQKGGSIADTGIALSLIFAGGACGKLACGRLALRIGVLRSVILTEIVTALCIVSTLFLPLLPTLLLAPLLGVALNGTSSVLYGSVPELVPPTHRQKAFAIFYTMTIGSGAISPFLYGLAGDVIGLSQVVLLLACIVLATLPLTLPLRNRLASS, from the coding sequence ATGTCTAATATCTCTGCCGAACCAAAAACTAGAGAATCGGCCAAATCTTTATGGGCCGGCAGCTTAGCTCATTTTATTCATGACGGCTGCTCTGATATGCTTTATCTGTTCTTTCCTTTATGGCAGGCGCAGTTTGCCCTAAGCTTTGCCGAAATCGGCATCCTAAAAACGCTTTTTTCCGGCACTATGGCTAGCCTGCAAGTTCCCGCCTCTTCGCTGGCCCCTCGCTTGGGGGCCGAAAAATTATTAGCCTGGGGCACGCTGCTTTTAGGCGCAGCCATGCTGTTTCTGGGAAATGTTGATACCATTTATTTTGTAGGCTTCCTATTAGTCCTTGGCGGCCTTGGTTCCAGCACGCAGCACCCTATGTCCTCCGCCTTAATTTCAGACGCCTACGAACAAATCGACCTACGGCGCAAAGCGCTTAGCACCTTTAATGTGGCAGGAGACTTAGGCAAACTGGCGTTGCCGGCTACAGGCGCCTTTATTGTCAGCCAATCCAACTGGATGAGCGCCGCTCAAGCAGCTGGCGTTGCCACACTTTGTATTGCAGGCTGGCTTTTCTTCTATTTCCCGCACCAAAATCCCTCTCTCTCTAAAATCTCCTCTGCACCGTCCGAGCAGCCAACCGCCGCCATAGGAGGCTGGCTCAACTACAAGCCGTTTTGGTCTTTATCCTCCATCGGGGTCATCGACAGCGCCACTCGCATGGGCTTCTTAACTTTCTTTCCCTTCTTGCTGCAGCAAAAAGGCGGCAGCATCGCCGATACCGGTATTGCTCTGTCACTTATTTTCGCTGGCGGCGCTTGCGGCAAGCTGGCTTGCGGCCGCTTAGCCCTACGCATCGGTGTACTCCGCTCTGTCATTTTGACGGAAATCGTTACTGCTCTTTGCATTGTCAGCACGCTGTTTCTGCCTCTTTTGCCTACCCTCCTGCTAGCGCCGCTCTTAGGGGTCGCTCTAAATGGAACCTCATCGGTTCTTTATGGCAGCGTACCGGAGTTGGTTCCCCCTACGCACCGTCAAAAAGCCTTTGCCATCTTCTATACCATGACCATCGGCTCCGGAGCGATCTCCCCGTTTCTCTACGGTTTGGCCGGCGACGTAATCGGTCTATCACAAGTTGTCCTTCTCTTAGCCTGCATTGTTTTGGCGACGCTGCCACTCACATTACCTTTGCGCAATCGTTTGGCTAGCTCTTAA
- a CDS encoding winged helix-turn-helix transcriptional regulator, translating to MKEKKGDLNLDCPVAYTLSVLGGKWKWLIIYILAEETILRYGELKRKLPGITHKMLSQQLKELEAEELLYRKEYQQIPPKVEYSLTTRAQTLLPILKLMCEWGAANQPNTTSACAL from the coding sequence ATGAAAGAAAAGAAAGGCGACCTCAATCTTGATTGCCCAGTAGCCTATACACTATCGGTACTCGGAGGCAAGTGGAAATGGTTGATCATCTACATTCTAGCGGAAGAAACGATTCTCCGTTACGGAGAACTAAAAAGAAAATTACCAGGTATTACACATAAAATGCTAAGCCAACAACTCAAGGAATTAGAAGCGGAAGAATTGCTTTATCGCAAAGAATACCAGCAAATCCCGCCCAAAGTAGAATACTCACTGACAACACGCGCCCAAACGCTGCTGCCCATTCTAAAACTAATGTGCGAATGGGGTGCGGCCAATCAACCAAACACAACTTCCGCCTGTGCTTTATAA